TTGACACCGGTCTTTTACTTTTCACCGTCGCCGGCGCAATTCGATCTCGATGGGGGGGTCGGATTCAGATACTATTTCTTCTAGAGATTTGTTGCTCCACGATATCGGGAAAACATTCTCGATTTGTTGGAAGTTCGCCATAATTTGGCTACATTTTTTCCAATGTAAATCGTGACGATTTGATGGATGAATCAGAAGCACGAGATGCATTATTGACCTTGCTGCAACAGGAGTGCGTCGACAACCGGAGAATAATTATTTTTCCTCGATTCAATCGAAATGGGCGCGGATGAAAAACAAAATTATACGGGTAGCTTTTCGGACGACCCTGATCTACTGGGCATTTTCCCTCCTGTGGATTTTGTTTTCAGACCGCGCTGTCATGAAATTCTCATCCGAACCCGCAGTGTTCACCGCGCTGTCCACCTATAAAGGATGGGGTTTTGTAACTGCCACGGCCGTTTTGCTCTACACATTACTGCATCGGCAGTTGAATCGCTGGCAGGCGGAGATGGAAAGGCGGAGAGAAGCCGAAAAGGCGCTGGGCCATTATGAAATGCTTGCGAATCACGCCCGCGATCTTATTCTATTCGTGAGACTGGCTGACGGGCGCATCATCGAAGCGAACGCCGCTGCTGTGAAAGCGTACGGCTACAGTCGGAAAGAATTATTATCCCTGTCGATCAACGATCTGCGGTTTCCTGCAGAAAGGAATCTTACGGCGGAGCAAATGTCGAAAGCGGACGAGGGAGGTATTCTCTTTGAAACTACCCACGTGCGCAAGGACGGCAGCACGTTCCCCGTTGAAGTGAGTTCGCAAGGCATGGAAGTCGACGGGGCCCGTACACTGGTCAGTGTGATTCGCGAGATCACAGACCGCAAGCGCGCGGAAGAACAGCTCCTGATAAAGAATTCTGCAATTGAATCTTCGATAAGCGCAATAGGCCTCGCTGATCTGAGTGGAAAAATATTTTATGTCAATGAAGAGTTCGTCAAACTCTGGGGATGCAACAATGAGGGCGAAATTATCGGCAAAGATATCTCGGAATTTTCTCACTCGCTTCAAAAGATGCGGCAGGCTGTAGATTTCATGAAGGCGGGTAAGGGATACCTGGACGAAAGTGAAGGTGTTAGAAAAAACGGAGAAAGGTTCGATTTTCAAATATCAGCGAACACCGTTAAATCGGAGAACGGTGATCCGATCTGCATGATGGCTTCATTCATAGACATCACCGAAAGGAAGCAGGTGGAACAAAGGCTCAAGAAAATGTACGAGGAGTTGAAAGACTCCGAGGAAAAATATCGTTCTCTCTTCGAACAATCGAAGGATGCCATCTTCATGTCGGAACCGGATGGCTCATTAGTAGACGTAAATCCCGCGGCGGTCGAGCTCCTCGGTTTCGCTTCGAAGGATGATCTGATCGGAGTCCATATGGCTGATCTTTTCGCCGAACCGAACGACAGCAAATCCCTTTTTGATGCGCTTCGACGTGACAGGTTTGCGAAAGACCAGGAATTTATGTTCAAGAAGAAAAATGGCGAGGAAATAAGAGTCAGTTCCACCACAACTGTCGTACTTGATGAGTCGAGACAGACATTCTTGTTTCTCGGGATTGTCCGTGATATCACGAAGCAGAAAGCTCTTCAGCAGCAATTGATCCAAGCTCAGAGGATGGAGAGTGTCGGGACTCTCGCAGCGGGGATTGCCCACGATTTCAACAACCTTCTCGGCATTATCATGGGTTATTCCGCAGTAATCGAGAAGGGAACTGCCGAACCCGATAAGATAGCCCGAAGTGTGGATACGATTCAGAAAGCTACGGCCCGCGGCGCATCCCTGGTAAGACAGCTCGTTACATTCGCCCAAAAAGGAGAATCGGTGTTTGAGCGCGTACAGATCAACGACGTTGTAAACGAGACGACAAAACTTCTCAGGGAGACTCTGCCTCGAACGATTACGATTGCCACGGAGCTCAAGCCCGATCTTCCACCTATCGATGCCGATGCGACGCAGATCCAGCAGGTACTCTTGAATCTTTGTGTCAACGCGCGCGACGCAATGCCCGGTGGAGGCACAGTGAGGATTGTTACCACCGCTTTGGAAAAAGAAAAGGTTGTCTCGAGGTTTCCTAATGCCTCGTCAAAGGGGTACATATTTCTCGAGGTCACGGATACCGGCACCGGGATGGACGAAGAGACGAAGCGAAGAATCTTCGATCCGTTCTTTACGACTAAGGATGTAGGCAAAGGCACGGGACTAGGCCTCTCGCTTGTTCATAGCATTGTCTCAAACCATGGCGGCTTCGTCGATGTGGACACGAGTCCGGGAGCGGGCACGACGTTCGGCATCTACCTCCCGATAGAGGAG
The nucleotide sequence above comes from Candidatus Acidiferrales bacterium. Encoded proteins:
- a CDS encoding PAS domain S-box protein, which produces MKNKIIRVAFRTTLIYWAFSLLWILFSDRAVMKFSSEPAVFTALSTYKGWGFVTATAVLLYTLLHRQLNRWQAEMERRREAEKALGHYEMLANHARDLILFVRLADGRIIEANAAAVKAYGYSRKELLSLSINDLRFPAERNLTAEQMSKADEGGILFETTHVRKDGSTFPVEVSSQGMEVDGARTLVSVIREITDRKRAEEQLLIKNSAIESSISAIGLADLSGKIFYVNEEFVKLWGCNNEGEIIGKDISEFSHSLQKMRQAVDFMKAGKGYLDESEGVRKNGERFDFQISANTVKSENGDPICMMASFIDITERKQVEQRLKKMYEELKDSEEKYRSLFEQSKDAIFMSEPDGSLVDVNPAAVELLGFASKDDLIGVHMADLFAEPNDSKSLFDALRRDRFAKDQEFMFKKKNGEEIRVSSTTTVVLDESRQTFLFLGIVRDITKQKALQQQLIQAQRMESVGTLAAGIAHDFNNLLGIIMGYSAVIEKGTAEPDKIARSVDTIQKATARGASLVRQLVTFAQKGESVFERVQINDVVNETTKLLRETLPRTITIATELKPDLPPIDADATQIQQVLLNLCVNARDAMPGGGTVRIVTTALEKEKVVSRFPNASSKGYIFLEVTDTGTGMDEETKRRIFDPFFTTKDVGKGTGLGLSLVHSIVSNHGGFVDVDTSPGAGTTFGIYLPIEEQKAEHVETAVIPLEDVPGGTETILVIEDEEMLRELVKTVIEFKGYHVITACDGEEGIEIFKRKQSEIALVISDLGLPKFPGDEVLRRIRSLDPAAKLVAASGFVESDVRMRLLNLGVERFVQKPYLPSEILQTIRGIIDGNNSVR